DNA from Pseudomonadota bacterium:
GCTGCCTGTGATGATTTGGCAGCAATCACGGGTCAGAAACCACAAATCACAAAAGCGAAGCAGTCAATTGCAAATTTCAAGCTGCGCGAAGGGGTTTCGATAGGAGCTAAGGTTACACTGCGTCGCGACCGTATGTATGAGTTTCTGGACCGGTTAGTGAACGTGGCGTTGCCGAGAGTCCGGGATTTCCGTGGTTTGTCAGCAAAAAGTTTCGATGGCAACGGAAATTATTCGATGGGATTGAAAGAGCAAATTGTTTTTCCAGAGATCGACTATGATAGGGTAGATACGATCCGTGGAATGAATGTTGTTATTTGTACTACTGCAAATACAGATAATGAGGCGCGTGAATTGTTGCGCGGTTTTAATTTACCATTTCCGAAAAATGACAAACAGAAAAATGCCAGCGATGTTGGCACAAATGGGGAATAGTCTAGCTATGGCTAAAAAAAGTGCAATTGAGAAAAATAGGCGCCGGCGTAGAATTGTTGCCAAGTTTTCGGCAAAAAGAAATACGCTGCGCGCCATCGCTAATGATCAAAAATTACCTGCTGAAGAGCGGTTTGAAGCTCGGTTAAAACTCTCTCAGTTGCCCAGAAATTCGGCGCCAACCCGCATCCGGAATAGGTGCGAAATGACGGGTCGGCCGAGAGGGGTATACCGAAAATATAAAATGTCCCGTATTTCATTGCGGGATCTCGCGTCTACCGGGCGTATCCCCGGTATGGTCAAGTCAAGCTGGTAGGAGGCACGCATCAATGACGATGAGCGATCCCTTAGGTGATATGCTTACGCGTATCCGAAATGGACAGCGTAACAGTGCTGCAACCGTTATCTGTCCCGCATCGAAGCTGCGAGCTAATGTCCTGGATGCGCTCAAGCGCGAAGGATATATTCGCGGTTTTAGTTGGGCCGAGTTGAGAACTGGTATTCAGGAGCTTACAATTGAACTGAAATACTATGAAGGCGAGCCTGTTATCAAGGAAATCTCAAGAATTTCAACTCCAGGCCGACGTATTTATTCTCGGATTAAGGATTTACGTCGGGTTTATAATGGGCTCGGGATTTCTATTTTATCCACGCCTTATGGTGTTTTATCAGATGCGGAAGCGCGCGAAAAAAACGTAGGTGGTGAAGTATTGTGTCAGGTTTTTTAGGTGCAGCGGTGGTGGGAGTGAGTTATGTCTCGTGTAGGTAAAAATCCAGTTGCAGTGCCCGAGGGCGTTGACGTAACCATCAGTGGTGCCATGTTAGTGGCCAAAGGGAAGCTTGGTGAGGTGATGATTCCTTTGCATGAGGCTGTAGCGCTAAAGGTCGAGAAAGATTATGTTACGGTGGTACCGCAGGACAACTCAAAGTTAGCACGGTCACTATGGGGAACTATTCGTAGCCTAGTTAATAGTGCTGTGACTGGTGTATCGGTCGGTTTTACCAAAAAACTAGAAATCAATGGTGTTGGTTACCGAGCCCAATTGAAAGGCAAGTTGTTGAACTTGCAGCTAGGGCATAGTCACGACATTGATTTTCCTATTCCAGACGGTATCGACATTAAGATTGAGGGAGATCGTCAAAATATTATAGCCGTCAGTGGCGTGGACAAGCAAAAGGTAGGACAGGTAACCAGCAAAATACGAGGTTTTCGGAAACCCGAGCCCTACAAGGGTAAAGGAATAAAATACGTTGACGAATACATATTGCGTAAAGAAGGCAAGAAAAAATAGAAGGCAGTTTATATGTTGAGTTCTAGGAAACTATTTGAAAGACGAAGACGACGAAACCGTTATAACCTTAAGCGCAGCGCTAGAGGTAAAGCCCGGTTATCGGTCTTCAGGTCGAAAATGCATATTTATGCCCAAGTTATCGACGACAGCACGGGCCGCACAGTTGCAGCGGCATCCAGTGTGGAAAAAGAGCTTCGTTCTAAGGTAAAGAATGGCGGCAATAAGAAAGCTGCATGTGAAGTCGGGTCGCTGATTGCGCAAAGAGCGAAAGATGCGGGTATATTGAATGTGGTTTTTGATAGGGGTGGTTATGCCTATCACGGACGAGTTGAAGCATTAGCTAAGGCGGCCCGTGACGGCGGGCTGGCCTTTTAGGGGGAATAGGAGTATGGCGCGGGAACCGCAAGGTAGAGGTCGTGGGCGTGGACGAGGTCGTGGGCGGGACGAACAACGGGACCAGCCAGACCTGATTGAAAAATTGGTAGGGATCAATCGTGTTGCAAAGGTGGTAAAAGGCGGTCGCAGATTTGGTTTCTCTGCGGTGGTAGTGGTCGGTGACGGCAAAGGACGGGTTGGCCATGGCGTTGGAAAGGCTCGTGAAGTTCCCGAGGCCATCCGAAAAGCTACAGAAAGTGCTCGTAAGCGTCTTATCAGAGTTCTCCTACGTGAAGGCAGAACCTTACACCATGATGTACGTGGGCGTTTTGGGGCAGGTAGAGTGGTTGTGCGCAACGCTCCTCCTGGAACAGGTATCATCGCTGGAGGCCCAATGCGAGCAGTGTTTGAAGCTCTCGGCATGCAAGATGTAGTTGCAAAATCGGTTGGGACCTCTAACAATCAAAATATGATCAAGGCTACTTTTGATGCTTTGTCAAAATGTTCCTCTCCTCGTCTTGTTGCTAGTAAACGTGGAAAAAAGGTAGGAGAGATCGTGGGACGGCGCAACGATAGAGATATGGTGAAGGACATGAGCAATGGCTAGTAAGATTGTTCGTATTACTCAAGTCGGGAGCCCTATTAGGCGCAAGGCAGATCAGCGGCAAACCCTTAAGGGGCTCGGGCTTAACAAAATGCATAAGACTAGAGAGCTTGAAGATACGCCATCGGTGCGCGGCATGATCGCGAAAGTAAAACATTTGGTACGGGTTGATGACGCTGGCTAATGCCAGTTTTTTGATCTTTGGAGGGGTCGGTGCAATGCGGCTTAATGAAATTGCTGACAATCGCGGTGCTAAGCATAACCGCAAACGCGTGGGTAGAGGCGAAGGGTCTGGCACAGGCAAGACGTCAGGGAAGGGGCAAAAGGGACAAAAGTCCCGAAGTGGTGTAGCCATTAAAGGGTTTGAAGGAGGCCAAATGCCATTGTACCGGCGGCTTCCAAAGCGCGGGTTTACCAATATTTTTCGAAAACAGTTCGTTGAGTTGAACATCGGTCAACTTCAAGCTGCTGTAGACGCAGGAAAGTTATCTGCGGATAAAATTATTGATGGAGAGGCGTTGTTGTCGGCTGGGGTTATACGTCGATTAAAAGATGGTGTTCGATTGTTAGGAAACGGCAAACTCAGTGCTAAGCTAAAGTTAAATGTTGCAGGCGCAACACGTCCTGCGATCGCAGCTGTTGAGAAAAACGGAGGTGAAGTTACTTTTACGGTTGGTGCGATAGAGCAAGATCATTCGCCAAGTATCCGAAAAAAAAGTAGTGTTTCAAAGAAAAAAGCTGGCAAACTAGAAAAACCTAATGATCAGGACTCTGTGTCGGACAAAGGATAATGAGAAACTATTCGATTTGTGGGTCAGCTTTATAGACTGAAAGAACAGATATGGCATCAGCCGCGGAACAATTAGCCTCGAATTTTAACTTTGGCGCCTTTAATAAGGCAACAGAGCTTAAAAAGCGTATATGGTTTACGCTTGGTGCGTTGGTAATCTATCGGCTCGGTACTTATATTCCTTTGCCTGGAATTGATCCACAGGTTATCCGAGATATTTTTGATCAGGGCGCTGGGGGCATCACAGATATGATGGACCTCTTTACGGGGGGTGCGCTCGGTCGTATGAGTATTTTTGCACTTAACATCATGCCCTATATTTCGGCCGCTATTATTATGCAGCTTTTACAATCGACAGTGCCTAAGTTCGAAGCTATGAAAAAAGAAGGCGAGCCTGGGCGTAAAAAACTTAATCAATACACCCGTTATGGCACAGTTTTCTTGGCTACTTTTCAAGCTTATGGCCTTTCTGTGGGTGTGGAGGGGATCGCTTCCGCATCTGGTGCCGCAGTACTTGCACCCGGGTTCTTTTTTCGGGCCACGACTGTAATATCCTTAGTTGGTGGTACGATTTTTTTAATGTGGCTAGGGGAACAGGTTACTCAGCGCGGCGTGGGTAATGGTATTTCATTAATTATCTTTGCAGGCATTGTTGCTGAGCTGCCATCTGCTCTTGTTGCTACGATGGATCTTGGGCGAAGGGGAGTGCTATCGGCGCCAATTATCATTGGTATTCTGGTTCTCGCTGTGGTGGTCATCACGGTAATAGTCTTCATTGAGAGGGCACAGCGCCGCATAGTTGTTCAATATCCGAAGCGTCAAGTAGGTCAAAAAATGTTTGGGGGTGAATCGTCGCATATTCCCCTCAAAGTTAATACTCCAGGAGTTATACCTCCTATTTTCGCCAGCTCTATTTTACTGCTTCCCTTGTCAATATTTCAATTCGCAGGTAATTCAGGTCCGGACTGGCTTAATACCATGATTGCGTGGCTGGGGCGGGGGCAGCCTGGGTTCATTGGTTTGTATATATTGTTTATAGTTTTCTTTACTTTTTTCTATACTGCAATCGTTTTTAATCCGCAGGAGACTGCCGATAATTTACGTCAACACGGTGGGTTTGTGCCCGGAATACGGCCTGGTAAAAATACTGCTGAATACCTTGATCATGTGCTCACCCGATTGACTGTTCTGGGTGCGATATACCTTGTAATTGTTTGTATAATTCCTGAATGGTTGATCTCACAATTCAACGTTCCATTTTATTTTGGTGGAACAAGCCTTTTAATAGTTGTCAGCGTTACTATGGATACTGTTGGGCAGGTACATTCACATATGTTAGCTCACCAGTACGAAGGTTTAATCAAAAAGTCGCGGTTGCGAGGGCGGCGAGGATGAACATAATACTGCTTGGTCCGCCTGGTTCTGGTAAGGGTACCCAAGCAAAACGATTAGAAGAGTGTTTCGGATTCTTACAGATTTCTACTGGTGAAATCCTTAGGGAAGCAGTCATCTCTGGCAATGAGTTGGGAAAAAAAATTAAAGGCACCATGGACGCGGGGGAATTAATTCCTGACGAACTTGTTTTGGAGGTTATTAGAGACAGATTAGCCGAGCCGGATTGTAAGAGAGGTATCGTGTTCGATGGTTTTCCTCGCACGGTTGCGCAGGCAGAGGCTTTGGAAGACATTAAAAAATCTAAAGGTGAAACGATAGATATTGTGATAATGCTAGATGTTGATGATGAGGCTCTAATGACGCGCATTGAAGAAAGAGCAACTAGGGCCGGGATAGATGAGGCGCGTTCGGATGATACGGTTGAGATACTTAAACATCGATTGCAAGCATATCGTGTTTGGACTGCGCCGATTATACCGTTTTATGCTGACCGCGGTATTTTGGAACGTGTTGATGGAAGGAAGGACATAAAAGAGGTTGGTAGGACAGTAAATAAAATAGTGAATTCGCTCAAGAGTAATTGAGAGTGATTGACAGGAAAGGATCATTTCCTATAATCCCGCGGCCCCAAGTTTTGTAAATCGGTGCGGGTGTAATTTTACGGGAAACAGGATTTTTGCCGGGAACTGGTGGTATGACCATTAACTTTTGTATCTTGTGACTTTTAAATAGGTGTGTGTACTTAAATCAGTTTCGATGACAATGTTTAAGATGGGATTTATGAGGATCAGACAGTGGCGCGAATAGCAGGTGTAAATATACCGACTCAAAAACGGGTCGAAGTCGCTTTGACGTATATCTTTGGTATTGGTCGGCAGAAGGCCGGAGAGATTTGCGCAAAGTGTAACATTGCTTCTCAGACACGGGTAAATGAGTTAAGTGAACAAGAAGTCATAGGCATAAGAGAGGTCATTGACAAGGATTACGTGGTTGAAGGAGACCTCAGGCGAGAAACAGCAATGAACATTAAACGGTTAATGGACTTGGGAACTTTCCGTGGCTTACGTCATCGTAAAGGTCTGCCGGTTCGTGGCCAACGTACTCACACCAATGCAAGGACTCGAAAAGGTCCCGCCCGCGCAATAGCGGGTAAAAAGAAGGCGTAATATAATATGGCGAAAACAGCAGTAGCAAAACGGGTTCGAAAGCGCGAACGCAAAAATATAACGTCGGGCATTGCTCACGTTAACGCTACTTTCAATAATACCATGATCACCATTGCTGACGTGCAAGGCAATACCATAGCTTGGTCTTCGGCAGGGGGCATGGGTTTTCGTGGCTCGCGGAAATCAACTCCGTATGCTGCCCAAGTGGCCGCCGAAGATTGTGGTAAGAAGGCGATAGAACACGGCATGAAGACATTGGAAGTTCGCGTCAAAGGTCCTGGATCAGGAAGAGAGTCCGCCCTTCGCGCCCTGCAAACTGTTGGATTTAATATTACAGCTATAAAGGATGTAACCCCGGTGCCGCATAATGGTTGTCGGCCACCTAAGCGCAGACGAGTATAGCAAACTAATAGATTAAGCGACATCCAGATTTAGGCATGTCATGTCTGGGCTGGTGTTTATTTTATTTGAATAAATTACGAGACTTGAGAGGGTACCAACGTGATCCAGAAGAATTGGCAAGCACTGATTAAACCGAACAAGCTCAATATAGAGGCTGGTGTTGACACGTCCCGCGTAGCAACTGTGGAGGCAGAGCCTTTAGAACGGGGTTTTGGCTTAACACTTGGAAATGCGTTGCGGCGAGTGCTTCTGTCATCGCTACAGGGAGCAGCGGTTACATCGATCCAAATTGAGGGCGTTCTGCATGAATTTTCATCAATCCAAGGTGTTCAAGAAGACGTCACCGACATAGTGCTAAATGTAAAGGCATTGGCACTTCAGCTCCATAGCGAGGGGCCAAAAAGAATGACCCTTTCTGCCAAGGGTCCTGGTCCAGTGACAGCTGCTCAAATTGATACAGGACACGATATAGAGGTTATGAATTCTGACCTAGTAATTTGTACACTTGATCGTGACGCAAGTATTAATATGGAGCTTGTAGTTGAGACCGGCAAAGGCTACGTCGCAGCAGCAATGAATAGGCCTGCTGATGCGCCAATAGGCCTGATACCTGTTGACTCCATCTTTAGTCCTGTAAGAAAAGTGTCTTACAAAGTTGAAAATAGTCGTGTTGGGCAAGTTACGGACTATGATAAGCTACTGATGCAGTTAGAAACAAATGGTACTGTTACGCCAGACGATGCTGTGGCGCTTGCAGCCAGAATATTGCAAGACCAGTTGCAACTCTTCATTAATTTTGAAGAACCTGCTGCTAAAGTGGAAGAGGAGGTTCCGTCTGAGCTTCCATATAACAAACACCTTCTCCGAAAAGTGGATGAGCTTGAGTTGTCAGTGCGTTCGGCTAATTGCTTAAAAAATGATAATATCGTTTACATAGGCGATCTTGTTCAGAAGTCTGAAGCTGAAATGCTTCGCACTCCAAACTTTGGACGTAAATCACTCAATGAGATTAAAGAGGTGCTTACACAGATGGGCTTGCATCTTGGTATGGAGGTAGTTGATTGGCCACCAGACGATATAGAAGATATGGCAAAAAAACTCGAGGAGCCCTTTTAATCAGTTTAGTTCTGAGAGGGGTATAGGAGCACATTCAATGCGACACCGTATGAAAGGGCGTAAGCTGAACCGTAAATCACAGCATCGCCGTGCGCTTTTTGCTAACTTGGCCGTTGCTCTTTTAAAGCATGAACAAATCAAGACTACTCTGCCCAAAGCTAAAGAGCTTAGTCCCTTAGTGGATAAGTTGATCACGCTCGGGAAAAAGGGGCGATTGCATGATAGAAGACGTGCTTTTGCGATGCTTGGTGATGATATGACTACAGCTAAACTTTTTGAGACACTGGCCCCTCGGTATAAGGACCGGTTTGGGGGCTACACGCGCGTGCTTAAAGCTGGATTTCGGTATGGGGACTCGGCAGCAATGGCGGTAATAGAGTTAGTTGATCGCGACCCTGAGGTAAAGGGGATGAACTCTGGGCCGCGATCTGACGATGAATCGGAGACAAGTGAGGAGGGTTGAAATAACTCATGACACTTTTTCACAATGTAAAGCCGACTATTGTATAGTCGGCTTTTTTTAATATTTTATTCTAGATCAATAAGAGGTCTGCATAGTTTTATGAGTCGATCGCCAGCTAAATGTTACTTTTTTCTACTATCAGTGATGATTGGAGGCGTTATCTCTGACTCACTAGCCGAACCTATTCCTGTGCCTTCTTCTAGGAAACAAATCTCGCTCTCATTCGCTCCGGTAGTACGGGAGGTTGCCCCCGCAGTTGTAAACATCTACGCCAAGCTAATGCGCAAGCAGCGAACAAGATCACTGTTTGATGATCCCTTTTTTAGACGTTTCTTCGGTGAAGGTGTTCCTTTCGGGGAAAACCGGAAAAGGCTAGAGAAGTCACTTGGCTCTGGTGTAATTGTCAGAAATGATGGGATTGTCGTAACGAACTATCATGTAATAAAGAATGCTCAGGAAATTAAAATAATTCTCTCTGACCGACGCGAATTTGATGCAAAAGTAATACTCAAAGATAGCAAGACAGATCTTGCAGTTCTTAGTATTGAAATTGAAAGTGAAGATTTGCCAACTGTCTCATTTGGTAATGCCGATGCCCTGCAAGTCGGTGATTTAGTAATAGCAATCGGTAATCCCTTTGGTGTTGGGCAAACTGTTACAAGTGGTATTGTTTCGGCATTGGCAAGAACCAATGTTGGTATATCGGACTTTCGTTCTTTTATACAAACAGATGCTGCTATTAATCCGGGAAATTCAGGTGGCGCATTAGTAGATTTAAACGGGCAGTTAATTGGTATTAACACAGCAATTTTTTCTCGTGAAGGTGGCGGGTCAGTAGGAATAGGATTTGCTGTACCCAGTAATATGGTTCGTGCTGTTGTTGAAACCGCAATGTCTGGAAAGCCTCTAGTTAGGCCCTGGTTATCTTTTATTGGCACTGCTGTTACCGCTGATATGGCGGAGGCCTTAGGCCTTGCGAGGCCAACAGGTGTTCTGGTGGAAACCACTTATCCAAAAGGGCCCGCAGAACGCGCAGGAATTAAACGCGGAGACGTTATCACCCATATTGAGGATTTCGCTGTCGAGGATGAATTTGCATTACGATTTCGGCTTGCTGCACGGCCAATCGGGAAATCGGCAGAACTCCGTTTTTTGCGGAAGGGAAAAGCCAGAAAAGCTAAATTTATATTAATAGCTCCTCCGGAGATTCCTCCGCGGAATACAACTATAGTTCAGGGCTTAAATCCTTTCGCGGGCTTGAAAGTAGTAAATCTGTCACCTGCGGTAACTGAAAAACTCGGCATCAGGACATTTTCCCAAGGTGTAATGATAAGTGCAATCTTGCGTGCATCCCCGGCCATTCAGGTTGGATTTTTACCGGGTGATATTATTCTCAAAGTGAATGGGCAGGTTATCAAACGCGTCAAGGATTTAGGGAAGATACTTAATGTAGCGGACTCACCGTGGAATATTAGCATAAAGCGTGGGAAAAAGACCCATAGTTTTCGCCTAAGATAACGGTCTAAATAAGAGCTCTTCCATTTGCAAGATAACTACGTCTGTCGCAGGTATTAAAATTCTGATCCCCGCAAACGTGATCCGCAGGGCTTTTTCTGCGAAGTTCTTATTTGCCTGCTGGTCGGCATCATACCTAACAACCGATCCTTTTGCAGGCGCATTACTTAGCAAAGGCGGGACCATCTGTTGGGCAGCGTATCGTGGGCCATTATCTCTGATCCCACCGCATGATAAATCAGCGTGAGGCACTGAGTTCTAGTTTCTGGTCGAGCAGAGATTGTGGTAAAAAGTAATTATAAAATATCCATGTAACAGAGTGTATCCATGTCTCAAGGTAGAATAAAATATGCTCTTATTTTATTGAGTGCAATTATAACCTTTTTTATTATTAAATTTACAACTATTCTAGTCGGGCTTAGGGTTGGAAAAGAGGCTGAGACTGAAGGTCTTGACCTCGCCGAACATGGCGAGCGCGGCTATAATTAGGCGAGAGGGAAAACGTATGAAACATGTAATAGCGATCATCAAGCCTTTCAAACTTGATGCTGTGCGGGAGGCTCTATCAGCTTTGGGCATCGAGGGTATGACCGTATCTGAAGTAAAGGGTTTCGGGAGGCAAAAAGGACAGACGGAAATATATCGTGGTGCTGAGTATGCTGTTAACTTTGTTCCAAAGGTTAAGCTGGAGATTGCAGTCGACGACAGCCTTGCTAATCAACTTATCGATACAATCCGCGAAACCGCACAAACTGGCAATATAGGCGATGGAAAGATATTTGTTTCCGATGTAGCTAGCGCCGTTCGTATCCGAACTGGAGAAACCGGCGTAGACGCATTGTAAATGTCTA
Protein-coding regions in this window:
- a CDS encoding adenylate kinase, which encodes MNIILLGPPGSGKGTQAKRLEECFGFLQISTGEILREAVISGNELGKKIKGTMDAGELIPDELVLEVIRDRLAEPDCKRGIVFDGFPRTVAQAEALEDIKKSKGETIDIVIMLDVDDEALMTRIEERATRAGIDEARSDDTVEILKHRLQAYRVWTAPIIPFYADRGILERVDGRKDIKEVGRTVNKIVNSLKSN
- the rpsH gene encoding 30S ribosomal protein S8; the protein is MTMSDPLGDMLTRIRNGQRNSAATVICPASKLRANVLDALKREGYIRGFSWAELRTGIQELTIELKYYEGEPVIKEISRISTPGRRIYSRIKDLRRVYNGLGISILSTPYGVLSDAEAREKNVGGEVLCQVF
- the rplF gene encoding 50S ribosomal protein L6; translation: MSRVGKNPVAVPEGVDVTISGAMLVAKGKLGEVMIPLHEAVALKVEKDYVTVVPQDNSKLARSLWGTIRSLVNSAVTGVSVGFTKKLEINGVGYRAQLKGKLLNLQLGHSHDIDFPIPDGIDIKIEGDRQNIIAVSGVDKQKVGQVTSKIRGFRKPEPYKGKGIKYVDEYILRKEGKKK
- the rpsE gene encoding 30S ribosomal protein S5 encodes the protein MAREPQGRGRGRGRGRGRDEQRDQPDLIEKLVGINRVAKVVKGGRRFGFSAVVVVGDGKGRVGHGVGKAREVPEAIRKATESARKRLIRVLLREGRTLHHDVRGRFGAGRVVVRNAPPGTGIIAGGPMRAVFEALGMQDVVAKSVGTSNNQNMIKATFDALSKCSSPRLVASKRGKKVGEIVGRRNDRDMVKDMSNG
- a CDS encoding P-II family nitrogen regulator, translated to MKHVIAIIKPFKLDAVREALSALGIEGMTVSEVKGFGRQKGQTEIYRGAEYAVNFVPKVKLEIAVDDSLANQLIDTIRETAQTGNIGDGKIFVSDVASAVRIRTGETGVDAL
- the rplE gene encoding 50S ribosomal protein L5, which codes for MAEKNYIPRLKQLYREKLRQQMTSAFGYANPMEIPRLEKIVVNMGVGSAVSDSKKIGAACDDLAAITGQKPQITKAKQSIANFKLREGVSIGAKVTLRRDRMYEFLDRLVNVALPRVRDFRGLSAKSFDGNGNYSMGLKEQIVFPEIDYDRVDTIRGMNVVICTTANTDNEARELLRGFNLPFPKNDKQKNASDVGTNGE
- the rplR gene encoding 50S ribosomal protein L18, giving the protein MLSSRKLFERRRRRNRYNLKRSARGKARLSVFRSKMHIYAQVIDDSTGRTVAAASSVEKELRSKVKNGGNKKAACEVGSLIAQRAKDAGILNVVFDRGGYAYHGRVEALAKAARDGGLAF
- the rpsN gene encoding 30S ribosomal protein S14, whose amino-acid sequence is MAKKSAIEKNRRRRRIVAKFSAKRNTLRAIANDQKLPAEERFEARLKLSQLPRNSAPTRIRNRCEMTGRPRGVYRKYKMSRISLRDLASTGRIPGMVKSSW
- the rpsM gene encoding 30S ribosomal protein S13: MARIAGVNIPTQKRVEVALTYIFGIGRQKAGEICAKCNIASQTRVNELSEQEVIGIREVIDKDYVVEGDLRRETAMNIKRLMDLGTFRGLRHRKGLPVRGQRTHTNARTRKGPARAIAGKKKA
- the secY gene encoding preprotein translocase subunit SecY; protein product: MASAAEQLASNFNFGAFNKATELKKRIWFTLGALVIYRLGTYIPLPGIDPQVIRDIFDQGAGGITDMMDLFTGGALGRMSIFALNIMPYISAAIIMQLLQSTVPKFEAMKKEGEPGRKKLNQYTRYGTVFLATFQAYGLSVGVEGIASASGAAVLAPGFFFRATTVISLVGGTIFLMWLGEQVTQRGVGNGISLIIFAGIVAELPSALVATMDLGRRGVLSAPIIIGILVLAVVVITVIVFIERAQRRIVVQYPKRQVGQKMFGGESSHIPLKVNTPGVIPPIFASSILLLPLSIFQFAGNSGPDWLNTMIAWLGRGQPGFIGLYILFIVFFTFFYTAIVFNPQETADNLRQHGGFVPGIRPGKNTAEYLDHVLTRLTVLGAIYLVIVCIIPEWLISQFNVPFYFGGTSLLIVVSVTMDTVGQVHSHMLAHQYEGLIKKSRLRGRRG
- the rplQ gene encoding 50S ribosomal protein L17, which encodes MRHRMKGRKLNRKSQHRRALFANLAVALLKHEQIKTTLPKAKELSPLVDKLITLGKKGRLHDRRRAFAMLGDDMTTAKLFETLAPRYKDRFGGYTRVLKAGFRYGDSAAMAVIELVDRDPEVKGMNSGPRSDDESETSEEG
- a CDS encoding DNA-directed RNA polymerase subunit alpha; the encoded protein is MIQKNWQALIKPNKLNIEAGVDTSRVATVEAEPLERGFGLTLGNALRRVLLSSLQGAAVTSIQIEGVLHEFSSIQGVQEDVTDIVLNVKALALQLHSEGPKRMTLSAKGPGPVTAAQIDTGHDIEVMNSDLVICTLDRDASINMELVVETGKGYVAAAMNRPADAPIGLIPVDSIFSPVRKVSYKVENSRVGQVTDYDKLLMQLETNGTVTPDDAVALAARILQDQLQLFINFEEPAAKVEEEVPSELPYNKHLLRKVDELELSVRSANCLKNDNIVYIGDLVQKSEAEMLRTPNFGRKSLNEIKEVLTQMGLHLGMEVVDWPPDDIEDMAKKLEEPF
- the rpsK gene encoding 30S ribosomal protein S11 encodes the protein MAKTAVAKRVRKRERKNITSGIAHVNATFNNTMITIADVQGNTIAWSSAGGMGFRGSRKSTPYAAQVAAEDCGKKAIEHGMKTLEVRVKGPGSGRESALRALQTVGFNITAIKDVTPVPHNGCRPPKRRRV
- a CDS encoding Do family serine endopeptidase yields the protein MSRSPAKCYFFLLSVMIGGVISDSLAEPIPVPSSRKQISLSFAPVVREVAPAVVNIYAKLMRKQRTRSLFDDPFFRRFFGEGVPFGENRKRLEKSLGSGVIVRNDGIVVTNYHVIKNAQEIKIILSDRREFDAKVILKDSKTDLAVLSIEIESEDLPTVSFGNADALQVGDLVIAIGNPFGVGQTVTSGIVSALARTNVGISDFRSFIQTDAAINPGNSGGALVDLNGQLIGINTAIFSREGGGSVGIGFAVPSNMVRAVVETAMSGKPLVRPWLSFIGTAVTADMAEALGLARPTGVLVETTYPKGPAERAGIKRGDVITHIEDFAVEDEFALRFRLAARPIGKSAELRFLRKGKARKAKFILIAPPEIPPRNTTIVQGLNPFAGLKVVNLSPAVTEKLGIRTFSQGVMISAILRASPAIQVGFLPGDIILKVNGQVIKRVKDLGKILNVADSPWNISIKRGKKTHSFRLR
- the rpmD gene encoding 50S ribosomal protein L30, which codes for MASKIVRITQVGSPIRRKADQRQTLKGLGLNKMHKTRELEDTPSVRGMIAKVKHLVRVDDAG
- the rplO gene encoding 50S ribosomal protein L15 translates to MRLNEIADNRGAKHNRKRVGRGEGSGTGKTSGKGQKGQKSRSGVAIKGFEGGQMPLYRRLPKRGFTNIFRKQFVELNIGQLQAAVDAGKLSADKIIDGEALLSAGVIRRLKDGVRLLGNGKLSAKLKLNVAGATRPAIAAVEKNGGEVTFTVGAIEQDHSPSIRKKSSVSKKKAGKLEKPNDQDSVSDKG